One window from the genome of Desulfovibrio psychrotolerans encodes:
- a CDS encoding FeoA family protein — protein MACCTLDKLPAGCRATIKGFCGCRKSRGRLCAMGLTPGTVVEVCAPCSVRVRESCLALGREMAGLVTCEPLENEPRSGCASADAVGL, from the coding sequence ATGGCTTGTTGCACGTTGGATAAACTCCCCGCAGGGTGCAGAGCGACCATTAAGGGGTTTTGCGGATGCCGCAAGTCCCGGGGACGCCTCTGCGCCATGGGGCTTACGCCCGGTACCGTGGTGGAAGTGTGTGCTCCGTGCAGTGTGCGGGTTCGTGAATCGTGCCTTGCTCTCGGACGCGAGATGGCGGGGCTGGTAACCTGCGAACCTCTTGAAAACGAGCCCCGCTCCGGCTGTGCGTCAGCCGATGCGGTGGGGTTGTAA
- a CDS encoding FeoA family protein: MSTVIPLRKLQVGQKARIQTVMAHGELGRRIRDMGLIPGAEVEVTGRAPLQDPVALRLTGFTLSLRNNEADYITVEVL, encoded by the coding sequence ATGTCTACAGTCATTCCCTTGCGGAAGCTGCAGGTCGGGCAGAAGGCCCGGATACAGACCGTTATGGCACACGGTGAACTCGGGCGCAGGATTCGTGACATGGGACTCATTCCCGGCGCGGAGGTGGAAGTGACCGGGCGTGCGCCCCTGCAAGACCCCGTGGCTTTGCGGCTGACCGGGTTCACGCTTTCACTGCGCAATAACGAGGCCGACTACATCACGGTGGAAGTTCTGTAG
- a CDS encoding aminotransferase class I/II-fold pyridoxal phosphate-dependent enzyme — protein sequence MADNRPHKTPDLHTTAGSSVPQEAQGAHGGEVYRLARRLGVSPDAILDFSSNANSLCDDLTRAILEAIPYSYRHYPDTWCSALRDRLAKHEQVSPASVLVGNGSSENIFLTVQQLRPRTAVLLAPIFSEYVRACEAFGVEYTLIPCREEHGFACTPRELALLAEHPADMAIICSPNNPACVTYENMADILGAVRARTVVVDNTYAEFLWGLPEYAANRHAAYSPLLPPHTELVTVQSFTKFFYCTGVRLGYSVSSESLTRRLEEGKTPWTVSAFAEQAGLAFMDEQKTLPAYRARLKDMRRERAAFAAALTATGMFMEDRIFQGVNFITARLRHPGQTAEVYAGLLEHAILVRVCDNIPGMPPGFLRMQVREQAAWQQLTSVLASLRQA from the coding sequence ATGGCAGACAACCGGCCCCACAAAACACCAGACCTCCATACCACCGCCGGCAGCAGCGTTCCTCAGGAAGCGCAGGGCGCACATGGCGGCGAGGTGTACCGGCTGGCCCGCCGCCTCGGCGTTTCCCCGGACGCCATTCTCGATTTTTCCAGCAACGCCAATTCCCTGTGCGACGATCTCACACGCGCCATTCTGGAAGCCATTCCCTACTCCTACCGGCACTACCCGGACACCTGGTGTTCCGCCTTGCGGGACCGGCTCGCAAAGCATGAACAGGTTTCCCCGGCGTCCGTCCTGGTAGGCAACGGCTCCTCCGAGAATATCTTTCTGACCGTGCAGCAGCTTCGCCCGCGCACCGCCGTGCTGCTGGCTCCCATCTTTTCGGAATACGTGCGGGCGTGCGAGGCGTTCGGCGTGGAATACACCCTCATCCCCTGCCGGGAAGAACACGGTTTTGCCTGCACCCCCCGCGAACTTGCCCTGCTGGCGGAGCATCCGGCGGATATGGCAATCATCTGCTCGCCCAACAATCCCGCCTGCGTCACTTATGAAAATATGGCGGATATTCTGGGAGCCGTACGCGCCCGGACCGTGGTTGTAGACAACACCTACGCCGAATTTCTCTGGGGACTGCCCGAATACGCAGCCAACCGCCATGCCGCCTACAGCCCCTTGCTGCCCCCACACACAGAGCTTGTCACGGTGCAGAGCTTCACCAAGTTCTTCTACTGCACAGGGGTACGGCTGGGGTATTCCGTAAGCTCGGAATCACTCACACGGCGGCTGGAAGAAGGCAAAACACCGTGGACAGTGTCCGCCTTTGCGGAACAGGCAGGGCTGGCGTTCATGGATGAACAAAAGACTCTGCCCGCTTACCGGGCGCGTCTGAAGGACATGCGCCGCGAACGTGCAGCCTTTGCAGCCGCCCTTACGGCAACGGGCATGTTCATGGAAGACAGGATTTTTCAGGGAGTCAACTTCATCACGGCACGGCTTCGGCACCCCGGTCAGACGGCGGAAGTCTATGCCGGGCTGCTGGAACACGCCATTCTGGTGCGGGTGTGCGACAACATTCCCGGCATGCCTCCCGGCTTCCTGCGTATGCAGGTACGCGAGCAGGCGGCGTGGCAGCAGCTCACGTCCGTGCTGGCATCCCTGCGTCAGGCATGA
- a CDS encoding glycosyltransferase, with protein MRLAFFNATRSWGGVKTWTLEFASALSGLGHSVTVFGRPGPFIERALSLGLDARPTEFGPDYNPVAIARFAHLFRTEGTQAVLVNVGRDLRTAGIAARLCGIPLIQRIGLPGDMKNVWKVRALHHLLRPHYLCPCRFNRDGLLQNLPFINPADTTVIHSAKIPADTPPARMGSPLRIATTSQLKPDKGHAGLMLALARLKAAGHAFHWDVAGTGQSQEALHAQARSLGLSDCITWHGWTQDVRSILRPADIFALPSLSEGLPNTLLEAMAEGLVPVARNVGGIAEVWPAVLPEFLVADTAATSDEAADAFFPVLERILTAPAETVLQWKRLTWEQCVHHFSLDVQARKLELFFSDLVPGGTPPRNNG; from the coding sequence ATGCGCCTCGCCTTCTTCAACGCTACCCGCAGCTGGGGCGGCGTAAAGACATGGACCCTCGAATTCGCCTCCGCCCTGAGCGGGCTGGGACACTCCGTCACAGTGTTCGGCAGGCCGGGACCGTTCATCGAGCGCGCCCTGTCGCTGGGGCTGGACGCCCGCCCCACGGAATTCGGGCCGGACTACAATCCCGTTGCCATTGCCCGGTTTGCGCATCTTTTCAGAACGGAAGGCACACAGGCCGTGCTGGTCAACGTGGGCCGCGACCTGCGCACAGCAGGCATTGCCGCCCGTCTGTGCGGCATCCCGCTCATCCAGCGCATCGGCCTGCCCGGCGACATGAAAAACGTCTGGAAGGTACGCGCCCTGCACCACCTGCTGCGCCCGCACTACCTCTGCCCCTGCCGTTTCAACCGCGACGGACTCCTGCAGAACCTGCCCTTCATCAACCCTGCGGACACCACGGTCATCCACTCGGCAAAAATTCCTGCCGATACCCCGCCCGCCCGCATGGGATCGCCGCTGCGCATCGCCACCACCAGCCAGCTGAAGCCCGACAAGGGCCATGCGGGACTCATGCTCGCACTTGCGCGGCTCAAGGCGGCGGGCCACGCCTTCCACTGGGATGTGGCAGGCACGGGCCAGTCGCAGGAAGCCCTGCACGCGCAGGCCCGTTCACTGGGCCTGTCGGACTGCATAACATGGCACGGCTGGACGCAGGACGTGCGCTCCATCCTGCGCCCTGCAGACATCTTCGCCCTGCCCTCCCTGAGCGAAGGGCTCCCCAACACCCTGCTGGAGGCCATGGCGGAAGGTCTGGTGCCGGTGGCCCGCAACGTGGGCGGCATAGCCGAGGTATGGCCCGCCGTCCTGCCGGAATTTCTCGTTGCAGACACTGCCGCAACAAGCGATGAAGCGGCCGATGCCTTCTTCCCCGTGCTGGAACGCATCCTCACCGCCCCGGCGGAGACGGTTCTGCAATGGAAGCGGCTTACGTGGGAACAATGCGTGCATCACTTCTCGCTGGACGTGCAGGCCCGCAAGCTGGAACTTTTTTTCTCAGACCTCGTGCCGGGCGGCACACCGCCCCGGAATAACGGATAG
- a CDS encoding phenylacetate--CoA ligase family protein: MFFEQDKECMPREALEQLQLERLQATLSRVARSVPLYRRRFAEHGVDPDDFRSLEDLQRLPFTSKQDIRDNYPYGLFAVPLRDVVRLHSSSGTTGKPIVVGYTGNDLNSWAAMVARILVMGGLCRDDVVQIAFHYGMFTGGFGLHAGAERLGASVIPSSGGNARRQIMIMQDYRTTALCCTPSYALHLADTMEEMGVNPNALHLKRGLFGAEAWSEAMREEIQERLKITATDNYGISEVMGPGVAGECLVRQGLHVNEDHFLFEIVHPETGVPVPDGEVGELVITTLTKEAFPMVRFRTGDLTRMIAEPCSCGRSFRRIARVIGRTDDMLIIRGVNVFPLQVESILFGMEGAEPHYQIVLEREGRLDTATVFLEVSENLLFDRMRVAREAQEQIKRQLASELGVSMDVVFVGRKTLERTEGKIRRVVDRRQL, translated from the coding sequence ATGTTTTTTGAACAGGATAAAGAATGCATGCCGCGTGAGGCTCTGGAACAGCTCCAGCTTGAACGGTTGCAGGCCACCCTGAGCCGGGTGGCGCGCAGTGTGCCCCTGTACCGCAGGCGGTTTGCGGAGCACGGCGTGGACCCGGACGATTTTCGATCGCTGGAGGATCTGCAGCGTCTGCCGTTCACCAGCAAGCAGGACATCCGCGACAATTATCCCTACGGGCTGTTCGCCGTTCCGCTGCGCGACGTGGTCCGGCTGCATTCGTCATCGGGTACCACGGGCAAGCCCATTGTTGTGGGGTATACCGGGAATGATCTGAACAGCTGGGCGGCCATGGTGGCGCGGATTCTGGTCATGGGCGGGCTTTGCCGGGACGATGTGGTGCAGATAGCCTTTCACTACGGCATGTTCACGGGCGGGTTCGGGTTGCACGCGGGGGCGGAGCGGCTGGGGGCTTCTGTCATTCCCAGTTCCGGCGGCAACGCACGCAGGCAGATCATGATTATGCAGGACTACCGGACCACGGCCCTGTGCTGCACGCCGAGCTATGCCCTGCACCTGGCGGACACCATGGAAGAGATGGGCGTGAACCCCAACGCCCTGCACCTGAAGCGGGGATTGTTCGGCGCGGAGGCGTGGTCTGAAGCCATGCGCGAAGAGATTCAGGAACGCCTGAAGATTACGGCTACGGATAATTACGGCATCTCCGAGGTCATGGGACCGGGGGTGGCGGGCGAATGCCTTGTCCGGCAGGGGCTGCATGTGAATGAGGATCATTTCCTCTTTGAGATCGTGCATCCTGAGACGGGGGTTCCCGTGCCGGACGGCGAGGTAGGGGAACTGGTCATAACCACGCTGACCAAGGAAGCCTTTCCCATGGTGCGCTTCCGCACTGGGGATCTGACCCGCATGATAGCGGAGCCATGCTCCTGCGGGCGCAGCTTCCGCCGCATTGCCCGCGTGATAGGGCGCACGGACGACATGCTTATCATACGGGGGGTAAACGTGTTTCCGCTGCAGGTGGAGTCTATCCTCTTCGGCATGGAGGGGGCGGAACCGCATTATCAGATAGTTCTGGAGCGCGAGGGCAGGCTGGATACGGCCACAGTGTTTCTGGAGGTTTCTGAGAACCTGCTGTTTGACCGCATGCGCGTGGCGCGCGAGGCACAGGAGCAGATTAAGCGGCAGCTTGCCTCGGAACTGGGCGTTTCGATGGACGTGGTGTTTGTGGGGCGCAAAACGCTGGAACGCACGGAAGGGAAGATTCGTAGGGTGGTGGACAGGCGGCAGCTATAG
- a CDS encoding sigma-54 interaction domain-containing protein, with translation MSDTTSPADSPTASPAVSPVAAPRPHPARQQLGQPDPQLVPTLHSIDVSPFLDLMLGIARERTIDGILRLTKRTYRGKHVIFGGLWIVASQRITGTSEHSKPGADRKLRLMAYSGMGKPRPSLWRHPDGTYDLVPFTDPILGPSTAGEPTFAASADEWERPYWAVEHGYHAYSAFPIMHKDELLGVMAVFYDRPMTGEQADMLLMHRKMHKIYADSLAAALANAAAFEEIHALRRELELENEHLRRAVRTAHADDHIVGNSAALNKVMEQIEVVAPTDATVLILGESGTGKELLAEAIHTRSHRRTGPLVRVNCSAIPHELFESEFFGHVKGSFTGAVRDRAGRFLMADGGTLFMDEVGEIPLELQGKLLRVLQEGTFEPIGDDRARKVDVRIIAATNRDLAADVDAGLFRQDLYFRLSVFPIRNPPLRERLDDIPVLAHHFIANAARRLNVPEPKLHYRHIQQLQTYDWPGNVRELQNVIERALIMSHSGRLDFSQPETGSPISPGLPAAPAATAPSGTLPAADTAIFTDAQMDELQRENTLRALTASNWRVQGAGGAAELLGIPPTTLQSRIRKFGLKKPR, from the coding sequence ATGTCCGATACCACCTCACCGGCAGATTCGCCCACGGCATCCCCGGCAGTATCACCAGTCGCCGCTCCCCGCCCTCACCCTGCAAGGCAGCAGCTCGGGCAGCCGGACCCGCAACTGGTTCCCACCCTGCACAGCATAGACGTCAGCCCCTTTCTGGACCTCATGCTGGGCATCGCCCGCGAAAGAACCATAGACGGCATTCTGCGCCTGACCAAACGCACCTACAGGGGCAAGCACGTAATTTTCGGCGGTCTGTGGATTGTTGCCTCACAACGCATTACCGGCACGTCGGAGCACAGCAAGCCCGGCGCAGACCGCAAACTCCGCCTCATGGCCTATTCCGGCATGGGCAAACCGCGTCCGTCGCTCTGGCGTCATCCGGACGGCACGTATGACCTCGTTCCCTTCACCGACCCTATCCTCGGCCCCAGCACGGCGGGCGAACCCACATTTGCCGCCTCGGCCGATGAATGGGAACGCCCCTACTGGGCAGTGGAGCACGGCTACCACGCCTATTCCGCCTTTCCCATCATGCACAAGGACGAGCTTTTAGGTGTTATGGCCGTATTCTACGACAGGCCCATGACCGGCGAGCAGGCAGACATGCTGCTCATGCACCGCAAGATGCACAAGATTTATGCAGACTCACTGGCCGCCGCCCTTGCCAACGCCGCCGCGTTTGAAGAAATTCATGCCCTGCGCCGCGAGCTGGAACTGGAAAACGAACACCTCAGACGCGCCGTGCGCACAGCCCATGCAGACGACCACATCGTGGGAAATTCCGCTGCCCTGAACAAGGTTATGGAGCAGATAGAAGTGGTGGCCCCCACAGACGCCACCGTGCTCATTCTCGGCGAATCGGGCACGGGCAAGGAGCTTCTGGCAGAAGCCATCCACACCCGTTCCCACCGCCGCACAGGGCCGCTGGTCCGCGTAAACTGCTCCGCCATTCCGCACGAACTGTTCGAAAGCGAATTCTTCGGCCATGTCAAAGGCTCCTTCACCGGTGCCGTGCGTGACCGGGCCGGGCGCTTTCTCATGGCAGACGGCGGTACCCTCTTCATGGACGAGGTGGGCGAAATTCCTCTGGAATTGCAGGGCAAGCTGCTGCGCGTGCTGCAGGAGGGCACCTTCGAACCCATAGGCGATGACCGGGCACGCAAGGTGGACGTGCGCATCATCGCCGCCACAAACCGCGACCTCGCCGCAGACGTGGACGCAGGGCTTTTCCGGCAGGACCTTTATTTCCGCCTGTCCGTCTTTCCCATCCGCAACCCGCCCCTGCGTGAACGGCTTGATGACATACCGGTTCTCGCCCACCACTTCATAGCCAACGCGGCCCGGCGGCTGAATGTTCCGGAACCCAAACTGCACTACCGCCACATCCAGCAGTTGCAGACGTACGACTGGCCCGGCAACGTGCGCGAACTGCAAAACGTCATCGAACGCGCCCTCATCATGTCGCACAGCGGCAGGCTGGACTTCTCCCAGCCGGAGACAGGCAGCCCCATATCCCCCGGGCTTCCCGCAGCACCTGCCGCAACTGCCCCTTCCGGAACGCTTCCGGCGGCAGATACCGCCATATTCACCGATGCCCAGATGGATGAGCTGCAGCGCGAAAACACCCTGCGTGCCCTCACAGCCAGTAACTGGCGGGTTCAGGGGGCTGGCGGCGCAGCAGAATTGCTCGGCATTCCGCCCACCACCCTGCAATCGCGCATACGCAAGTTCGGCCTCAAGAAACCGCGCTGA
- the feoB gene encoding ferrous iron transport protein B — translation MSKKITIALAGNPNSGKTTAFNAITGARQHVGNYPGITVDKKEGTAVVDGQTVHVIDLPGTYSLSAYTMEEVVARNVIADERPDMVVDVLNAGALERNLYLAVQLMEMGAPLTLALNMMDEAKKQGMRIDVQKLQSLLGIPVVETVARVGEGMDNLMRTAVEHAREKAGKPWEPLIISYGSDLDPVLDEMVALISKEQFLTDRYPARWVALKYLENDEEMLRIGKPFGAVATELETRAREVSEHLEATLKTYPEAVIADYRYGYISSLLRQGVVSRLNDLENRLATSDKMDQVLTHRMLGPMIMLGLLFLIYQITFTIGEVPMGWLESFFGWLNETVSEAMPDGLLKSLVVSGIIDGVGGVMGFVPLIMFMFLQIAFLEDSGYMARVAYMLDRVFRFFGLHGCSVMPFIVSGGIAGGCAVPGVMAARTLRSPKEKLATLLTAPFMACGAKLPVFLLIVGVFFAENQALVMFLLTLAGWASALLVSKLLRSTIIKGEPTPFVMELPPYRVPTFRGLLIHTWERTWQYIKKAGTVILAISILLWLAMTFPQLSDEQMAPFEARQAEIAALIEAAGGTDVPAADEAAAATEAGAEVSGEEQAEEAGVLVAENEAAVSEVDMEALEEELTEIENAMSEAGLRNSVAGRVGIALEPVTKWAGFEWRTNIALVGGFAAKEVIVSTLGTAYSLGEVDAEEAQPLAERIANDPHWTHANAVSLLLFVLLYAPCFVTVVAIKQEAGSWGWAIFSTVFNTAFAMVVAVAVYQIGSL, via the coding sequence ATGTCCAAAAAGATTACCATTGCCCTTGCCGGTAACCCCAACTCCGGCAAGACAACTGCATTTAACGCCATAACCGGGGCCCGCCAGCATGTGGGCAACTATCCCGGTATAACCGTGGACAAGAAAGAGGGCACTGCCGTTGTTGACGGGCAGACGGTGCACGTGATTGACCTGCCGGGTACGTATTCGCTGAGTGCGTACACCATGGAAGAAGTGGTGGCCCGCAACGTGATAGCGGACGAGCGGCCCGACATGGTTGTGGACGTGCTCAACGCAGGCGCGCTGGAGCGTAACCTGTATCTGGCTGTGCAGCTTATGGAAATGGGCGCGCCGCTGACCCTTGCCCTGAACATGATGGACGAGGCGAAGAAGCAGGGCATGCGCATTGACGTGCAGAAGCTGCAGAGCCTGCTCGGAATTCCGGTGGTGGAAACTGTGGCACGCGTGGGCGAGGGTATGGACAACCTCATGCGCACGGCAGTGGAGCACGCGCGTGAAAAAGCAGGGAAGCCTTGGGAGCCGCTGATCATATCCTACGGTTCTGATCTTGATCCGGTTCTGGATGAGATGGTGGCCCTGATCAGCAAGGAGCAGTTTCTTACCGACCGCTACCCCGCCCGCTGGGTGGCTTTGAAGTATCTTGAGAATGACGAAGAAATGCTGCGCATTGGGAAGCCTTTCGGTGCCGTGGCCACCGAGCTTGAGACACGCGCCCGTGAAGTGTCGGAGCACCTGGAAGCCACGCTCAAAACCTACCCTGAAGCCGTTATTGCGGACTACCGCTACGGATATATTTCTTCCCTGCTGCGTCAGGGCGTGGTTTCCCGCCTGAACGATCTGGAAAACCGCCTTGCCACTTCAGACAAGATGGATCAGGTGCTCACCCACAGGATGCTCGGCCCCATGATTATGCTGGGGCTGCTGTTCCTTATCTATCAAATTACTTTCACCATTGGCGAAGTGCCCATGGGGTGGCTGGAATCCTTCTTCGGCTGGCTGAACGAAACCGTTTCTGAGGCCATGCCCGACGGCCTGCTGAAGTCGCTTGTTGTTTCCGGCATTATTGACGGCGTGGGCGGCGTTATGGGCTTTGTGCCCCTGATCATGTTCATGTTCCTGCAGATAGCCTTCCTTGAAGACAGCGGGTACATGGCACGCGTGGCCTACATGCTGGACAGGGTGTTCCGCTTCTTCGGCCTGCACGGCTGCTCGGTTATGCCGTTTATCGTATCCGGCGGCATTGCAGGCGGCTGCGCTGTTCCCGGTGTTATGGCCGCGCGCACTCTGCGCAGCCCCAAGGAAAAGCTGGCAACGCTGCTCACGGCTCCCTTCATGGCGTGCGGCGCGAAACTGCCCGTGTTTCTGCTTATTGTGGGCGTGTTTTTCGCTGAGAATCAGGCGCTGGTCATGTTCCTGCTTACGCTGGCGGGATGGGCTTCTGCGCTGCTGGTCTCCAAATTGCTGCGCTCCACTATCATAAAGGGCGAACCCACTCCGTTTGTTATGGAGCTTCCACCCTATCGTGTTCCTACCTTCCGGGGTCTGCTTATCCACACGTGGGAGCGCACATGGCAGTACATCAAGAAAGCCGGTACTGTTATTCTGGCCATATCCATCCTGTTGTGGCTTGCCATGACCTTCCCGCAGCTTTCCGATGAGCAGATGGCTCCGTTTGAAGCCCGTCAGGCAGAGATTGCCGCGCTGATAGAGGCTGCCGGGGGAACTGACGTGCCTGCTGCCGATGAAGCTGCCGCTGCCACTGAAGCTGGCGCTGAGGTCTCCGGTGAAGAACAGGCTGAGGAAGCAGGGGTGCTGGTTGCGGAAAACGAAGCCGCTGTTTCTGAAGTGGATATGGAAGCGTTGGAAGAAGAACTGACGGAGATTGAAAACGCTATGAGCGAGGCCGGGCTGCGGAATTCCGTTGCCGGACGGGTGGGTATTGCCCTGGAACCTGTCACAAAGTGGGCCGGTTTTGAGTGGCGGACAAACATTGCTCTGGTGGGTGGCTTTGCCGCCAAGGAAGTGATTGTTTCCACGCTGGGTACTGCCTATTCGCTGGGTGAAGTGGATGCGGAAGAAGCGCAGCCGCTTGCCGAGCGTATAGCCAATGACCCGCACTGGACGCATGCCAACGCTGTTTCCCTGCTGCTCTTCGTGCTGCTGTACGCCCCGTGCTTTGTCACGGTGGTCGCCATCAAGCAGGAGGCCGGTTCGTGGGGGTGGGCTATCTTCTCCACCGTGTTCAACACAGCCTTCGCGATGGTGGTGGCTGTGGCGGTGTACCAGATAGGTTCCCTGTAA
- a CDS encoding glycosyltransferase family 4 protein, translated as MHIIFCTSSSTKSGGSRQALYLAQEFIRRGHTLTFFTPADSTLRSLDASITWADLPERPRHWRAAIEAAFPSAAGKPVPAVFHAFHNKAVKKAAWWGLLWRSRGVVCVAHRGVVYKPGNPLPYWSPGIGAFAVNSQACARVLSRCGVGSARLHVVYNGIPDARTVPHTPATEMRKQLHIPDSRFIFGTVAGNNPVKGADILLRAFAAARLPNTSLVMVGVSPAQWGDLAAELGVENDVRMIEHTEHVADYLNIMDAFVLPSRSESMPNTLLEAIRMGLPSVAADVGGVGELLADCGILVPPDSPEAMAQAMAEMRGSATAREHWAANSKARAPLFSISNRAESMESIYRNLFAARKLLPE; from the coding sequence ATGCACATCATCTTCTGCACCTCCTCAAGCACCAAAAGCGGCGGCTCACGTCAGGCACTGTATCTGGCGCAGGAATTCATCCGGCGCGGGCACACGCTCACCTTTTTCACTCCCGCCGACTCCACCCTGCGCTCGCTGGATGCGTCCATAACATGGGCCGACCTGCCAGAACGCCCCCGCCATTGGCGCGCAGCCATCGAGGCGGCGTTTCCCTCTGCCGCAGGCAAACCCGTTCCCGCCGTGTTCCATGCGTTCCACAACAAGGCGGTCAAAAAGGCAGCATGGTGGGGTCTTTTGTGGCGTTCGCGCGGCGTGGTCTGTGTCGCCCACCGGGGCGTGGTCTACAAACCGGGCAATCCTCTTCCCTACTGGTCGCCGGGCATCGGCGCCTTCGCCGTCAATTCGCAGGCCTGCGCCCGCGTGCTGTCCCGGTGCGGCGTGGGCAGTGCCCGGCTGCATGTGGTGTATAACGGCATCCCGGATGCACGCACGGTTCCGCACACTCCTGCAACGGAAATGCGAAAACAGCTGCATATCCCGGATTCACGCTTCATATTCGGCACGGTGGCGGGCAACAATCCGGTCAAAGGCGCAGATATCCTCCTGCGGGCTTTCGCGGCAGCCCGCCTGCCCAATACCTCACTGGTCATGGTGGGCGTCTCTCCCGCGCAGTGGGGCGACCTTGCCGCAGAGCTTGGAGTGGAAAACGACGTGCGCATGATTGAGCACACGGAACATGTGGCGGACTACCTGAACATCATGGATGCCTTCGTGCTGCCATCGCGCTCCGAGTCCATGCCCAATACGCTGCTGGAGGCCATCCGCATGGGCCTGCCTTCGGTCGCTGCAGATGTAGGCGGCGTGGGCGAACTGCTAGCCGACTGCGGCATTCTGGTTCCGCCGGATTCCCCGGAAGCCATGGCGCAGGCCATGGCAGAAATGCGCGGCAGCGCAACGGCGCGGGAGCACTGGGCCGCCAACAGCAAAGCCCGCGCACCACTGTTCTCCATCTCCAACCGGGCAGAAAGCATGGAATCCATCTACCGCAACCTGTTCGCAGCCCGAAAGCTGCTCCCGGAATAA
- a CDS encoding FeoB-associated Cys-rich membrane protein, with protein sequence MWDTLAVILIVAVAAIYLVRRFVRRDGSGGCGCGGSGCCGSGGQLKGGQSKDGGLKRFDGDSGKARETSSASCGCGGKGGCH encoded by the coding sequence ATGTGGGATACACTTGCGGTTATCCTTATTGTTGCTGTGGCCGCCATATATTTGGTGCGCCGGTTTGTGAGGCGTGACGGTTCCGGCGGCTGCGGCTGCGGTGGTTCCGGCTGCTGCGGATCTGGTGGTCAATTGAAAGGCGGTCAGTCGAAGGACGGCGGGCTGAAGCGTTTTGACGGAGATTCCGGCAAGGCGCGTGAAACGTCTTCTGCCTCATGCGGTTGCGGCGGCAAGGGCGGCTGCCATTAG
- a CDS encoding HDOD domain-containing protein, with translation MEECVFAYGKAETEQAERILTERFRHAGTEHPLLAWLYDEARLRLLPVCGCDACAPEAVNPLRSREVLPKLVSPPAIPAGEESFEVIAASVKLPAMPQVFHELQSLIERDDVTVDELGRVISLDPKMTSSILRLVNSALFSFRSSIDTVSRAVAVLGTRQISTLALGTLMLGLFRERPPECINLDVFWKHSIATGMTARSIARIAGSENPEKYFVAGLLHDMGWLALCCTHPGMAQQVLDVVETRRCTFPEAERYVMGFDHARLGGRIFEKWNFPPNLVAAVLHHHAPSRCTEHDEPAIVHVADTVVKSLGLGAVADARVLPLDHAVWDKLGMEPQALGGVLASLEGELDQVCRALLMPDAGMPART, from the coding sequence ATGGAAGAGTGCGTATTTGCCTACGGCAAGGCGGAGACGGAACAGGCGGAAAGGATACTGACGGAACGGTTCAGGCATGCAGGCACAGAACATCCGTTGCTGGCTTGGCTGTATGATGAGGCACGGCTCCGGCTGCTGCCGGTGTGCGGGTGTGACGCATGCGCACCGGAAGCGGTGAATCCGCTGCGGTCCAGAGAGGTGTTGCCCAAGCTGGTGTCGCCCCCGGCGATTCCCGCCGGAGAGGAATCCTTTGAAGTCATTGCCGCAAGCGTGAAGCTGCCTGCCATGCCGCAGGTATTTCACGAACTGCAGAGTCTTATCGAGCGCGACGATGTCACCGTGGATGAACTGGGCAGGGTGATCAGTCTGGACCCCAAGATGACCAGTTCCATTCTGCGGCTGGTGAACAGCGCCCTGTTCAGCTTCCGTTCCTCCATTGACACGGTGTCGCGGGCGGTGGCGGTGCTGGGAACGCGGCAGATTTCCACCCTTGCGCTGGGGACGCTCATGCTCGGGCTGTTCAGGGAGCGGCCGCCGGAATGCATCAATCTGGATGTGTTCTGGAAGCACTCCATAGCCACGGGCATGACCGCCCGGAGCATTGCCCGTATTGCGGGAAGTGAAAACCCTGAAAAATACTTCGTTGCGGGATTGCTGCACGACATGGGGTGGCTGGCGCTGTGCTGCACCCATCCCGGCATGGCGCAGCAGGTGCTGGACGTGGTGGAGACGCGGCGGTGCACTTTTCCTGAAGCGGAGCGGTATGTTATGGGATTTGACCATGCCCGGCTGGGGGGCAGGATATTTGAGAAATGGAATTTTCCCCCCAATCTGGTGGCTGCGGTACTGCACCACCATGCGCCTTCGCGCTGCACGGAGCATGATGAGCCTGCCATAGTGCATGTGGCGGATACGGTGGTGAAGTCGCTGGGGCTTGGGGCGGTGGCGGATGCCCGCGTGCTGCCGCTGGACCATGCCGTCTGGGATAAGCTGGGCATGGAGCCGCAGGCGCTTGGCGGAGTTCTGGCATCGCTGGAAGGAGAGCTTGATCAGGTCTGCCGTGCCCTGCTCATGCCTGACGCAGGGATGCCAGCACGGACGTGA